The DNA region TACTCGAGTATACATGGGATAAATTAATTGATGTTAATTGCTTCTTTGTTTTACGCTATTTCGGCTTATGAAAGGTTTCATGGGAAAGCACTACTTATGGATAGTGGGGGAAACCTGTATCAATACAATACAGCAGAGTCACTGGCCCTTCTTATTTGGTTTAGGCACCCCCACCACCAAGCTTGTGCCAATTCTTAATCCTTACTTAGAcccactatttattgcccatgcacAGTTTCTGTTCAGCTCCCATTCATGTATCAATCAAGATACGCTTGATAGTCATGATtttgagatgctggtgttggactggggtgtacagttaaaaatcatacaataccaggttatagtcacgaatccatgtaagactttgTTAGCtcacgttttagattagaatcagtctaaacattatggcacagacagggaacacagggggctcacaccatcaccatcttatctggctgacaccaattgttacagttacattctaactttttaaaaaaagttttgtgatttacatatgaaagaagtgaaactatcatggtcattctaacagatgacagactcaacaaacaaatatttttcaatgtattatttcagttacattatactgtaaacttttgctataaattctgtgtcttacaattgtgtttctccttatctctgttccctttagtctaaggctgtgcccttgggtcctagtctctcctaccaatggaaacaacttTCCAACATGAATTCTATCTGGGCAGTTCAGTATCTTGCAGATTTCAATTGCATCttctctcatccttccaaactccatcaggtataggcccagagtcctcaaacgttcctcatatgttaagcttttcattcctgggaccatcctCTTGAACCTCCTCCGAATGTGTTctaaggccagtacatccttgctgagatatggggcccaaaactgtgcacaatactccaaatgtggcctgaccagagcatCAGAagaacatccctgcttttatattcgtcttgtcaaaataaatgtcattgttgcatttgccttccgaactcctgactcaggagaaagtgaggactgcagatgcttgagatcagagcttttccagcaacacattttttaactcctgactcaacctgcatgtttaccttgagacaatcctggactggaactcccaagtctctttgcggTTTGGATTTCTtaattttctccccataatccttctgtTCCAAGGGCGAGGATCTGGTGTCAGGGCAGCACCAGAGATTTCTCGACACACAGATTGTATTTGGGGATACCAAGGGATCTGAGGAACTGCCAGTATCTCAGGAAGAATTGTTATtcctggaggaggcagagaggaaaATGGTATGGTCCTGTAAACTCCAGAACTTTCCTAACTTCACGAGTCAGCAATAACTCTTCCTGGGCCAAGAAATGAAAAGGCCAATGAGAAACTGCTACAAAGGAGTTACAAAACAAAATGCTAGTTAACCATCCCTGGGAAAGAGGAGACAAAACAACAAGCTGTTTCTTGCGACAGACAAGATAACTGTGTTTAATAACCTCATGACACAAGGACAAATAAGTCTGCCTGTAGAAAGGAGGTCCTGACATAAAGGGGTTAATTGCAGGACAGGCTGTTTCAAACACACAGCTAACCCTCAAGGATAAAAAGGTAAGCTACAGACCCAAGGTCTCCAGAAATATGGGGAGGTAGTGGTAGAATCTAAAGAAACATCACATCACAAATTTGAAAGTGAGGAAACCACCAGAATTCAACTCCAACAACAATGCAGCAGTAGTACTTGGAAGAAGTATTTCCAAATTCTGCATGTTTTGGTGGAAACCCAGCTAAATTCTGCCATCAATTGGGTGATAGCCAAGTTGGTGGGTGAGGCTAAACTTGTTTACTTGAGAGGTTTTAGTTTTGATTGCAATGTGCAAATAAAGTGTAAATCATAGTTTCAGCAGTCGAGTCTCTGTGTGGTTTCTGAGACAGTAGCCAAATAAAAGCGATTCACCCACAACCAGAGCGAGGGGCTGGGATTAATATTGACTCCATTGCATTCAGCAGGACGTCATGTCAATACTGTTATAAAGCAAAGGCTGACCTCCATCCTccgccacctccccccccccccccccccccccccaaccaccaagATCTTAAAGCGAAACACCCAAAGAGAAGCACATTGCCCTATAATCTTTGAAATTAGCATGAAAAATAGTGTAATCTGCTCTAgtgataaaaaaaaattgttgacactttaaaatcaacaaaaaGCAATTTATTTATCCAACTATAAATGGTGAACAAATGgactaaactattaacaaaccaaaCAAATCCCTTCTAACTACTGACTATACCTGAATGAAATAAGATTCTTGTGGTATGTTATTCCAATAAATAAGAGTCCCAATGATACAACAAAAATATAGAATTTAGTCTCTCAGATTACAGCCATGTTACACGAGTTCTGGAATATTCAGCACCTTGTTCAATGGAGTATTCTGTCAGGAATGccgttgtcttttttttaaaaacgatgCTTTCTCTAATACGCAGATGACTGAAAGCCAACTTCTTTCTCTCGAGCTGAGGACTCTTAGCTCTAGCGATTTGGGGCTCTGTACAAATGCCCCTTTCTTTTCTACATTGATAAatcgatttttttttcagttgggGGCTGTAAAAGATAGAGGTTCCAATTCATCTGGGATTGGGGACTTCGCAAATGGCTAACAGGTAATGACTGGGGCAATAATCAGGGAAAAGGTTTTTGAAGTTTCTTTTCTAAAaagacttgtataatgaaagggcaGTTCTCCCTTTTTTCCCCTCGTCTGAAGCTGCTGGGGAAGAAAGGTTCCCTGATTCAACAGGtgtttctgcctaactctcctgTAAGAACCGGTGTTTGaactgacctttttttttaaccataaacacacccctttggcaatgttgcaggaaattggaacagttcCTTTCTCGGTGGCATGTAAATAAATATTAGTTTTCCTGGAAGCCAAGTGGTTTAACCAACTGtttgggtctgggctacctgTTTTGAGGAGGTCAGGCCTGGTCCATATCACTGTAAACCTGCAAATTGtctccaggaaggatgttgtgaaacttgaaaaggttcacaaaagatttacaaggatgttgctggggttggagagtgTTGAGTTATAGAGGCTGAATAAGTtgcaggtattttccctggagcatcagaggttgagggataaccttataagagatttataaaatcacaagaggggcacagataggtggaggaatccaaaactagaggtttaagatgagaggggaaagatttaaaagggacctaaggggcagcttttttcatgcagagggtagtgtgtatattgaatgagctgccagaggaagtggtagatataaCACATccagccccattctcctaccctattaatctatatttacccttgactaatgcatcacacctacacatccactatgggacaatttagcttgaccaattaaCGCTAACCTGTAcagctttgaactgtgggaggaaacccatgcaaataaGGGGTGAGAATGGgtgtgactgcgtggagtttgcacagagtgGAATAGAACCCAGGTATGCGAgctgtgagccactgtgccacccctgaaCCGTTGTGGGGGGTGGGCTGGGCTGGGTGTAGTCCAgcagaaaccaaaaaaaaacccaccgaCTCTGCCACCACACCCACTGTCAGAACAGGCAGGAGGTTCAGTCTGGGGGGTGACCCAGAGCATTGTCACTGGCAGAAACTGATCTTTGGGAGCGCTGGTGTCCCTGCTGGTGCTTCCGCAAGTTGCAGGACAATGTGAACCTCcgcccgcactcggggcaggcaaacggcctctccccggtgtggacccgctggtgcctcagcaggtcagaggaattgctgaaggctttCCTGCACTCCGGGCAGGGGAAGGGCCGCtcgccagtgtggacccgctggtgggccaggAGGGCGGAGGcctgggtgaagcccttcctgcatTTGGGGCAGCTGTAGGGCTTCTcgcccgtgtggacccgccggtgggtcagtaGGTTAGAGAagcgggtaaagcccttcccgcactcagggcaggagaacggcctctccccagtgtggacgtgctggtgcctcagcaggctGGAGGAATTGCTGAACGCCTTCCCGCACACGgaacagctgaagggcctctccccagtgtggacccgctggtgggtctggAGGTGGGAGGActgggtgaaggccttcccacactcagggcagctgaagggcctctccccagtgtggacccgacGGTGTCGCAGTAGGTGGGAGGAGACAgcaaagcccttcccacactcgagGCAGGGGAATGGCTTCTTGCCTGTGTGGACCCGCCAGTGGGTCTGGAGGTGGGAGGCCTggctgaagcccttcctgcactcggggcatgAGAACAGCATCACCCTGGTGTGGACCCGACCATGCGCCACAAGGGTGGAGGCATGGGTAaaccccttcccgcactcagggcaatGGAAGGGCCTCTCCTCCACATGGACCCGCCAGTGCCTGAGCAGGCCTGAGGacttgctgaaggccttcccgcacttggggcaggagaatgggctctccccagtgtggatccgctggtgggtcagcaggatggaggaatcactgaaggccttcccgcacttaGGGTGGGAGAACGGCTTCTTGCCCATGTGGACCTGCCGGTGTCTCAGCAGATTGGAGGAATTgttgaaggccttcctgcactcaggACAGtggaagggcctctcccccgtgtggatccgccggTGGGCTAGTaggtcggaggaattgctgaaggtctTCTTGCATTTGGGGCaagagaacggcctctcccctgtgtggacccgcatgtgcctcagcaggttggaggaatcgctgaaggcctttctgcactcagggcagctgaagggcctctccccagtgtggacccgctggtggtccagcaggtgggaggagcgtGTAAAGcctttcccacactcagggcacgagaatggcctctccccagtgtgactgcgccgatgagtctccagggcagatggCACACAGAAGCCTTTCccgcagtcaccacacttccacggtttctccatggggcgggattcctcgggtttctccatggctgaagcttcagctgcacacataCGTGTGTACAGCCCCTCCCCGCTGTGAATTCCTCTTAGactgtataactgtttcaggctccacactcaggGCACTGCAATGGTAGGGTCCCACTGATGCTGGGAAcgtactgaaacaggaaccaTAGATCCTTGCTCCTTTTCTCTCAGAATCAGATGAAAATCGTTGCAGTcttgatggattgagtgactgtcaaaCATTGAcatgaaaatgaggactgcagacactggagagtccgAGTTGAaaaatgcggtgctggaaaagcacagcaggtcaggtagcatccgaggaagagagtcaacattttgggcataaacccttcatctgttgattttgaaacttgcgtcttcagatcttcaaatgtTCTGTAAAAAGAGGTTAAAAATGTCTCTGTCAGTCCAggatagaaattcagaacaagcaattctactttctgcggaacattcttttcttttgttattccacaaaattgaaagcaactCTCCCTCTATTCTCACTCCACTCGAACTAATTCTGCTGAAGGTCTTGTAGGGACAGAAAGGCAAAAATGACAAACTGACATCTTTtgaattttggataactccacctgaaagttaatatctttcacgacatttgggatactgctgagagtgagcaggtctgattgtGGGAAGCAAAAAAAGTGTCAATTCAGGATGAACCTGCAACACAGCTTCAAAATCAAACAGACACAAAATGgaaatgagacatcaaggcactggcaccagagagaaactgaacataCAGATGTGACA from Hemiscyllium ocellatum isolate sHemOce1 chromosome 27 unlocalized genomic scaffold, sHemOce1.pat.X.cur. SUPER_27_unloc_1, whole genome shotgun sequence includes:
- the LOC132807021 gene encoding zinc finger protein 271-like, whose amino-acid sequence is MCAAEASAMEKPEESRPMEKPWKCGDCGKGFCVPSALETHRRSHTGERPFSCPECGKGFTRSSHLLDHQRVHTGERPFSCPECRKAFSDSSNLLRHMRVHTGERPFSCPKCKKTFSNSSDLLAHRRIHTGERPFHCPECRKAFNNSSNLLRHRQVHMGKKPFSHPKCGKAFSDSSILLTHQRIHTGESPFSCPKCGKAFSKSSGLLRHWRVHVEERPFHCPECGKGFTHASTLVAHGRVHTRVMLFSCPECRKGFSQASHLQTHWRVHTGKKPFPCLECGKGFAVSSHLLRHRRVHTGERPFSCPECGKAFTQSSHLQTHQRVHTGERPFSCSVCGKAFSNSSSLLRHQHVHTGERPFSCPECGKGFTRFSNLLTHRRVHTGEKPYSCPKCRKGFTQASALLAHQRVHTGERPFPCPECRKAFSNSSDLLRHQRVHTGERPFACPECGRRFTLSCNLRKHQQGHQRSQRSVSASDNALGHPPD